One Chitinispirillum alkaliphilum genomic window carries:
- a CDS encoding rhodanese-related sulfurtransferase → MEEITTPQLLELLDDPEVKIIDVRPTEAYNGWRNKGEKRGGHIKTAKSLPLKWTSYFDWPEIVKEKKIRPADRLVIYGYNRDEAQKVASLFLRAGYQNLSLYDHFLHHWDKDHNLPVSKLTRYKQLVSPAWLRQLISDGTASGFNSERYCICHCYYRDSGSYDKGHIPGAVPLDTNSLESPITWNRKTPEEIKTALEQLGITHDTTVVLYGTYSFPRNDDPFPGSSAGHLGAMRCALLMLYAGVEDVRLLNGGFQAWTDEGFEISKEHTTPRAVASFGITVPKYPHLMIDTEEARKYLQSEDKNLVCVRSWSEYIGEVSGYNYIKKRGRIPGAVFADCGSDAYHMENYRNPDHTTREFGEIHSMWANSGITKDKHNAFYCGTGWRGSEAFVNAWLMGWKNISVYDGGWYEWSSDETNPTETGVPD, encoded by the coding sequence TTGGAGGAGATTACCACACCCCAGCTTCTGGAGCTGTTGGATGATCCGGAAGTGAAGATTATAGATGTGCGTCCAACTGAGGCATATAATGGGTGGAGAAATAAGGGCGAGAAAAGGGGAGGGCATATAAAAACGGCAAAAAGTCTTCCGCTTAAATGGACCTCCTATTTCGACTGGCCAGAAATTGTAAAGGAAAAGAAAATAAGACCAGCTGACCGGTTGGTAATTTATGGCTACAACAGAGATGAAGCCCAAAAGGTTGCATCCCTTTTCCTTAGGGCCGGATATCAAAACCTCTCTCTCTACGACCATTTTCTGCACCACTGGGACAAGGATCATAATCTCCCGGTCTCAAAACTGACCCGATACAAACAACTGGTCTCACCCGCTTGGCTCAGGCAGCTTATAAGTGACGGAACTGCATCCGGGTTTAACTCTGAGAGGTACTGTATCTGTCATTGCTATTATCGTGATTCGGGCAGTTATGACAAGGGACACATCCCCGGAGCAGTACCGCTTGACACAAATTCTCTCGAATCTCCAATCACCTGGAATCGCAAAACCCCCGAAGAGATAAAAACAGCCCTTGAGCAGTTGGGTATAACTCATGACACAACCGTGGTGCTTTACGGCACCTACTCTTTTCCACGCAATGATGATCCTTTCCCCGGAAGCAGCGCAGGGCATCTGGGAGCAATGCGTTGCGCCCTTTTGATGCTCTATGCAGGGGTAGAGGATGTTCGTCTTCTCAATGGTGGATTTCAGGCCTGGACAGATGAGGGCTTTGAAATTTCAAAAGAGCATACTACACCTCGTGCTGTTGCTAGTTTTGGGATCACTGTACCAAAATACCCCCACCTTATGATCGATACCGAAGAGGCACGGAAATATTTACAATCAGAAGATAAGAATCTGGTATGTGTGCGGAGTTGGAGTGAGTATATAGGTGAGGTCAGCGGTTACAATTATATCAAAAAGAGGGGACGTATTCCCGGCGCTGTGTTTGCAGATTGTGGCAGCGATGCCTATCATATGGAGAATTACAGAAATCCCGATCATACCACACGTGAATTTGGCGAAATACACTCTATGTGGGCCAACTCCGGTATCACCAAGGACAAGCATAATGCTTTTTATTGTGGGACGGGATGGCGTGGGAGTGAGGCTTTTGTCAACGCCTGGCTTATGGGGTGGAAAAATATCTCTGTTTATGACGGAGGGTGGTATGAATGGAGCAGTGATGAAACAAATCCGACTGAAACTGGTGTTCCAGACTGA
- a CDS encoding Cysteine desulfurase — translation MALVEKVREDFPILNRKINGNPLVYLDNAATTQKPIQVLEKVKSFYENWNSNIHRGVHCLSEKAGELYEESRKTVRDFINAKDEKEIVFTRGTTEAVNLVASCFGEKFVEEGDEIVISEMEHHSNLIPWQNLCKKRNAHLKTVPFNDEGALQIDHLKSVISSKTKLISVTYISNVFGLLNPVKEIVSIAHKHNIPVFIDGAQAVPHTPIDVIDLNCDFFAFSGHKLYAETGVGVLYGKEDWLNRLPPYQTGGGMIDSVDLHTTVISEIPQKFEAGTPNISGVLSLGAAIEYIESVGVEQICSYEQELLQYMIQKLKSIGSIRIFGSVEQRNGIVSFNLKDTNSYDVALLLNQSGIAVRSGSHCAQPLMKHYGVRGMVRASLAFYNTKEEIDRFIQSIARAESILL, via the coding sequence ATGGCTTTGGTTGAGAAGGTTAGAGAAGATTTTCCGATTCTGAATCGTAAAATAAATGGGAATCCATTGGTTTACCTGGACAATGCAGCAACAACTCAAAAACCGATTCAGGTTCTCGAAAAAGTAAAATCCTTTTATGAAAACTGGAACAGCAATATTCACCGGGGTGTACATTGCCTTAGTGAAAAAGCCGGAGAACTGTATGAGGAGTCAAGAAAAACGGTCAGGGATTTCATCAATGCCAAGGATGAGAAAGAGATTGTTTTCACCCGAGGTACAACTGAAGCAGTTAACCTTGTGGCCAGCTGTTTTGGGGAAAAGTTTGTTGAAGAGGGTGATGAGATAGTTATTTCAGAAATGGAGCATCACTCAAATCTTATCCCCTGGCAAAATCTCTGCAAAAAGAGAAATGCACACTTAAAAACGGTTCCTTTTAATGATGAGGGAGCTTTGCAAATTGATCATCTAAAATCGGTGATTTCCTCCAAAACAAAACTTATTTCAGTTACCTATATATCGAACGTCTTTGGCCTGTTAAATCCGGTAAAGGAGATCGTTTCAATTGCACACAAGCATAATATCCCGGTTTTTATTGATGGGGCTCAGGCTGTTCCTCATACGCCTATAGATGTAATTGATCTGAATTGTGATTTTTTCGCCTTTTCCGGACATAAACTTTATGCTGAAACCGGGGTTGGCGTGCTTTACGGAAAAGAAGATTGGCTGAACCGGTTGCCTCCTTATCAGACAGGTGGGGGAATGATCGACTCTGTTGATTTGCACACTACGGTTATCTCTGAAATTCCACAAAAGTTTGAAGCCGGTACTCCAAATATCAGTGGGGTATTGAGTCTTGGTGCTGCAATAGAATACATAGAATCTGTTGGGGTTGAGCAGATCTGCAGTTATGAGCAGGAATTGCTTCAGTATATGATACAAAAACTTAAGTCAATTGGTAGTATAAGAATCTTCGGCTCTGTTGAGCAGAGAAATGGAATAGTGTCTTTCAACCTGAAAGACACAAACTCTTACGATGTTGCTTTACTTTTGAATCAGTCTGGCATTGCGGTCCGCTCCGGATCCCATTGTGCACAGCCTTTAATGAAACATTACGGCGTAAGAGGAATGGTGCGTGCCAGTCTGGCCTTTTACAATACAAAAGAGGAAATTGATCGGTTTATACAGTCGATAGCCAGAGCAGAATCAATTCTTTTATGA
- a CDS encoding Sulfur acceptor protein SufE for iron-sulfur cluster assembly, which produces MTINENQNRIIKTFESLNDWFDRYEYLVKLGKEHAPEHEKVRTEENLLNGCQSGVWIYKEVREGKVFYKGDSDSVIIRGILVLLMEILSDNYPIDIVNADLYFVKEIGLNNSLSPVRKDGMSSIIKQMKTLARNCIYPS; this is translated from the coding sequence ATGACTATAAACGAAAACCAGAACAGGATTATCAAAACGTTTGAATCTTTAAATGATTGGTTTGACCGTTATGAGTATCTTGTGAAATTGGGTAAGGAGCATGCACCAGAGCATGAAAAAGTAAGAACAGAAGAGAATTTATTGAATGGTTGTCAGTCGGGGGTTTGGATTTATAAAGAGGTCAGGGAAGGGAAAGTTTTTTACAAGGGTGATAGTGATTCTGTTATTATAAGGGGTATACTTGTATTATTAATGGAAATACTCAGCGATAATTATCCTATTGACATAGTAAATGCTGATCTGTACTTTGTTAAAGAAATTGGGTTAAATAACAGTCTTTCACCTGTAAGAAAGGATGGTATGAGCTCAATAATTAAGCAGATGAAAACATTGGCCAGAAATTGCATATATCCAAGCTGA
- a CDS encoding glycosidase, producing MKNPIVLRYGNNPILTKKDIPYPVHTVHNAGVVKHENSYVMLFRSHLQNGRSIIGMAKSEDGFSFEVSPQPFITPASDPTFSAYEEYGVEDPRICTIENEHYITYSAYSRHGVRIVLAKTSDFSSLQRISLITQADYRNVVLFPQKIDNRYVRLDRPHSEISPWSIWISYSPDLIHWGDSKVVIKPMTYHWDEMKVGPGATPIKTEKGWLNIFHGVFHTMDGAVYRLGAALHDLQDPSVILGVADEWILQPEDPWEITGYVHNVVFCCGAVEEENGEVKIYWGGADTVMCAGTANISDLVEICLNNNRSPI from the coding sequence ATGAAAAACCCAATTGTACTACGATACGGGAATAACCCCATACTCACAAAAAAAGATATCCCCTACCCTGTTCACACGGTACACAACGCTGGTGTGGTAAAACATGAAAACAGCTATGTGATGCTTTTCAGATCACATCTTCAAAACGGCCGTTCAATAATCGGAATGGCCAAAAGTGAGGATGGATTCTCATTTGAAGTATCACCTCAACCCTTTATTACTCCAGCATCCGATCCAACCTTCTCCGCCTATGAGGAGTACGGGGTTGAAGATCCACGGATCTGCACCATAGAAAATGAACACTACATTACCTATAGCGCCTACTCCAGGCATGGAGTGAGAATAGTTCTGGCCAAAACTTCCGATTTCTCTTCCCTTCAACGCATATCTTTAATAACTCAGGCCGATTACCGCAACGTAGTGCTCTTTCCTCAAAAAATCGACAACCGCTATGTCCGCCTCGACCGGCCGCACTCAGAAATCTCACCCTGGTCAATCTGGATATCATATTCACCCGACCTTATCCACTGGGGGGATTCCAAAGTGGTAATAAAACCCATGACTTATCACTGGGATGAGATGAAAGTGGGTCCGGGAGCAACACCTATAAAAACGGAAAAAGGGTGGCTCAATATCTTCCACGGTGTTTTCCACACCATGGACGGAGCGGTGTATCGACTCGGAGCTGCCCTGCATGACCTGCAGGATCCTTCTGTCATTCTTGGTGTAGCAGACGAGTGGATCCTTCAACCTGAAGATCCATGGGAAATAACCGGTTATGTGCACAATGTCGTGTTTTGCTGCGGAGCTGTTGAGGAAGAAAACGGAGAAGTTAAAATATACTGGGGTGGAGCCGATACCGTTATGTGCGCAGGAACGGCAAACATTTCTGATCTGGTAGAAATATGTCTGAACAACAACAGATCCCCCATTTAA
- a CDS encoding Superoxide dismutase, protein MEPVGLNDIKSKAPFKLPPLPFSKEALEPHISEKTLSFHHEKHHQKYVNTANQLIKGSQFENADLEGIIKATFGNQEFSKLFNNAAQVWNHWFYWNCFDPRGMKDPQGNTMKMIESSFGSYEQFKNEFVSAAIDQFGSGYAWLVQDGQKLRVMKTPNAENPIAQNLKPILAIDVWEHAYYLDYQNRRNDHVNAIVNNMINWEFAQYNIDLQ, encoded by the coding sequence ATGGAGCCAGTAGGATTAAACGATATCAAGTCAAAAGCCCCCTTTAAGCTTCCACCCCTTCCATTCTCAAAAGAAGCGCTGGAGCCCCATATTTCAGAAAAAACCCTCTCCTTTCACCATGAAAAACATCACCAGAAATATGTCAATACTGCCAATCAGCTGATAAAAGGATCCCAATTTGAAAATGCCGACCTTGAGGGGATAATCAAAGCCACCTTTGGCAATCAGGAATTCTCAAAGCTGTTCAATAATGCCGCACAGGTATGGAATCACTGGTTTTACTGGAACTGCTTTGATCCCAGAGGGATGAAAGATCCCCAGGGAAACACTATGAAGATGATAGAGTCATCCTTTGGCAGTTATGAGCAGTTCAAAAATGAGTTTGTATCGGCTGCTATTGATCAGTTTGGAAGCGGATATGCATGGCTCGTTCAGGATGGTCAAAAATTGAGAGTTATGAAAACCCCCAATGCAGAGAACCCAATCGCACAGAATCTTAAACCAATTCTTGCCATCGATGTGTGGGAACATGCCTACTATCTTGACTACCAGAACAGGCGAAACGACCATGTCAATGCAATCGTAAACAACATGATCAACTGGGAATTTGCACAGTACAATATTGACCTGCAATAA
- a CDS encoding ABC transporter permease protein, translating into MNTLDRLAIQTGASVRESLQSIGKSFIFLTKTFSCKFHFDLTVRQMYELGVCSFPLILFVSIFSGFISILTYLEVTNNLHAAPILMGRMVGTTIFIEIGPAIVGLILSARLAARITAQIGTMKITEQLDAMVCLSLNPFEYIIQPRIIASVLMSPVFFVFSSLLAIISAQMLSTFIYGLTPLTFYNGMRYGFSHMDIVTGMVKVIIFTTINVFVGCLYGMNVSGGAQYVGKATRNAVVSSSLFILVANLTISMLFFS; encoded by the coding sequence TTGAATACTTTAGATAGATTAGCCATTCAGACGGGAGCATCGGTTCGTGAATCCCTCCAAAGTATCGGAAAAAGTTTTATTTTCCTGACAAAGACTTTTTCCTGCAAGTTTCATTTCGATCTCACCGTCAGGCAGATGTATGAACTTGGTGTGTGCTCCTTTCCTTTAATCCTTTTTGTAAGCATTTTTTCAGGCTTCATTTCTATACTGACCTATCTTGAAGTAACAAATAATCTTCATGCTGCTCCGATTCTCATGGGCAGAATGGTCGGAACTACAATATTCATAGAGATAGGTCCGGCAATTGTAGGCCTGATTCTCTCAGCCAGACTGGCAGCAAGAATAACAGCACAAATCGGCACAATGAAAATCACCGAGCAGCTTGATGCAATGGTATGCCTCTCATTAAATCCCTTTGAGTACATAATACAGCCACGAATAATTGCAAGCGTCCTCATGTCCCCTGTTTTCTTTGTGTTCAGCTCCCTTTTGGCAATAATTTCTGCACAAATGCTCTCCACCTTTATATACGGTCTTACACCGCTGACCTTTTACAACGGTATGAGATATGGTTTTTCCCACATGGACATTGTCACTGGCATGGTTAAAGTGATAATTTTTACCACCATAAATGTTTTTGTAGGATGTCTGTACGGTATGAATGTCTCTGGAGGAGCTCAGTATGTTGGTAAAGCCACCCGAAATGCAGTAGTCTCGTCCAGCCTTTTCATCCTTGTTGCAAACCTGACAATCTCAATGCTTTTCTTTTCCTGA